A portion of the Psilocybe cubensis strain MGC-MH-2018 chromosome 10, whole genome shotgun sequence genome contains these proteins:
- a CDS encoding Spore development regulator umv1, giving the protein MPISIPQFHPCDLINNYDPGHRRIYELVVRQEPKQARMCGVGGKADRRPIDPPPIVQLRVIDPAAQGGPSQISPSRRRRNSSTGSPPGSPTPSSSSTVRQHSDDNEGAAYAQSFLQNPYYFMFASLARPDDDNELHWLKDGRTRCTTGSVVSSLYHLKDPQHNNEDAGFFVFPDLSVRTEGSYRLKLSLFEVVANNVRHCKSIYSAPFYVYTAKKFPGMEESTPLSCSLADQGIKIRIRKDIRVRKRPNPQLTQVVPMDVTSDNDDDDDMRPQPKRRESKRSRVDDIIDLGASTPGVGPPPGLAPVPQQQQQQQQQPWPPAASSNPGMGPTIPPPVPQGIPPPKAAQEIPPPGSMSSTPAPLPGPSVFDGRGGGFMSGYDTQQQQQPQQQQQPGQQPQPQQPIAQPQPIPQGPPPMYRDPSQPPPPPQQQQQQLPPHQQHPQQYAPQQMQPQQQPQQQPMPPPPHVMQPHAMHGAPPPPPQGYAPYPQWAPPHPQQPVYDPYHHHHQQQQQQQQQQQGMHPYYAAYPQQTMPPPMPPPGRYDYPGAMYAQQPPPHQYGYYEQPPPPQAHPHHQQMGQPLPPPPPPQHQQAPPPPPPPHAMAPPPPQYATPAPPVPGSATANSSPSTIPPPLAPPNAASVPPPPPPPAPVPVPGAYDYAASYRAPTGSPQPRAPYHGQYAQPPPPPPPPHPSQGYAMHPPHPPHPPPMPPRHNPYAPPPYGYGYPPPVPNPTPPVPGQHQHQHQPQQQQVQQVQQQQPEWGTPAAAGVGVGVGMFGVQQGQQPQPQQPQQQQQQQVQVQVQQQQQVQQQHSPSAPSASPAGGLVGAIGSPGDRIQLAPLLRSGGHAGANSNNNSSPVLASASVAQGAGGNSAGAKE; this is encoded by the exons ATGCCCATCTCTATACCCCAATTCCACCCGTGCGATCTCATCAACAACTACGATCCCGGCCACCGCAGGATATATGAGCTCGTCGTTCGCCAGGAGCCAAAGCAGGCCCGCATGTGTGGTGTCGGAGGCAAAG CCGACCGCCGACCCATAGATCCACCGCCTATCGTCCAGCTCCGCGTAATCGACCCAGCAGCCCAGGGCGGGCCCTCCCAGATCTCTCCCTCTCGTCGCAGGAGAAACAGCTCTACGGGCTCACCTCCCGGCTCGCCTACACCCAGTTCCAGCTCGACCGTCCGCCAGCACTCGGACGACAACGAAGGCGCAGCCTACGCCCAATCATTCCTCCAAAATCCGTATTATTTCATGTTTGCAAGTCTCGCTCGCCCGGATGATGACAATGAATTGCATTGGCTAAAG GACGGCCGGACAAGGTGCACGACAGGTTCTGTCGTTTCATCACTATACCACTTGAAAGATCCTCAACACAACAACGAAG ATGCGGGCTTCTTCGTTTTCCCTGATCTAAGTGTGAGGACTGAAGGAAGCTACCGCCTCAAACTCAGTCTATTCGAGGTCGTTGC GAATAATGTCCGGCACTGTAAATCGATCTACTCCGCACCATTCTACGTGTACACTGCAAAAAAATTCCCTGGAATGGAGG AGTCAACACCACTATCATGTTCGCTGGCCGACCAAGGTATCAAGATCCGTATACGCAAAGACATCCGTGTGCGGAAGCGGCCGAATCCACAGCTGACGCAGGTCGTGCCCATGGACGTCACATcggacaacgacgacgacgacgacatgCGTCCTCAGCCCAAACGACGCGAGTCCAAGCGGAGCCGAGTAGACGATATCATCGATCTCGGCGCGTCGACCCCGGGCGTTGGACCGCCCCCTGGTCTGGCGCCTGTGccgcaacagcagcagcagcagcagcagcagccctGGCCGCCGGCTGCGTCTAGTAATCCGGGTATGGGCCCGACGATCCCGCCGCCTGTTCCGCAAGGTATTCCACCACCAAAAGCTGCGCAGGAGATCCCGCCGCCTGGGAGTATGAGCTCGACGCCTGCGCCGTTGCCTGGTCCCAGTGTGTTCGACGGGCGCGGCGGCGGGTTTATGTCCGGTTACGATacccagcaacagcaacaaccacagcagcagcagcagcctggGCAGCAACCGCAACCGCAGCAACCTATTGCGCAACCCCAGCCGATCCCTCAGGGCCCGCCGCCGATGTACCGCGACCCAAGCCAaccgccgccaccaccccagcagcagcagcagcagctcccGCCGCATCAGCAGCACCCTCAGCAGTATGCGCCTCAGCAGATGCAGCCGCAACAGCagccgcagcagcagccgatGCCTCCGCCCCCGCACGTCATGCAGCCGCATGCTATGCACGGTGCCCCGCCGCCTCCCCCGCAGGGATACGCGCCGTACCCGCAATGGGCACCACCGCACCCACAACAGCCTGTTTATGACccttaccaccaccatcatcagcaacagcagcaacagcagcagcagcagcaaggcATGCACCCGTACTACGCTGCTTATCCCCAGCAGACGATGCCGCCGCCGATGCCGCCTCCGGGAAGGTACGATTACCCTGGTGCAATGTACGCGCAACAGCCGCCGCCGCATCAATATGGGTATTATGAGCAACCACCGCCTCCACAGGCGCATCCTCACCATCAACAGATGGGGCAGCCCCTcccgcctccacctccacctcagcaccagcaagcgccgccgcctccaccaccaccgcacGCCATGGCGCCCCCGCCACCCCAGTATGCTACGCCTGCGCCGCCCGTCCCAGGTTCAGCCACGGCAAACTCGTCGCCTAGCACCATCCCACCACCGCTCGCGCCTCCGAACGCGGCGTCTGtgcctccaccacctcctcctcccgcaCCTGTACCTGTACCGGGAGCGTACGACTACGCCGCGTCGTATCGCGCACCTACGGGCTCGCCGCAGCCGCGCGCGCCGTACCATGGTCAATACGCTCagccgcctccgcctccaccacctccgcaCCCTTCGCAGGGGTATGCGATGCACCCTCCGCACCCACCGCATCCGCCGCCGATGCCGCCGAGGCATAATCCTTATGCGCCCCCGCcgtatgggtatgggtatccGCCGCCGGTGCCGAATCCGACGCCGCCCGTGCCTGggcagcatcagcatcagcatcagccacagcagcagcaggtgcAGCAGgtacagcagcaacagccgGAGTGGGGTACGCCGGCGGCGGCTGGGGTTGGAGTGGGTGTTGGTATGTTTGGGGTGCAGCAGGGACAG CAGCCTCAGCCGCAACAgccacaacaacaacagcagcagcaggtgcaggtgcaggtgcagcagcagcagcaagtacagcagcagcattcGCCGTCTGCGCCGTCTGCGTCGCCTGCAGGTGGACTGGTGGGTGCTATTGGGAGTCCCGGCGATAGAATCCAGCTCGCGCCTTTATTGAGGAGTGGCGGGCATGCAGGGGCAAACAGCAATAATAATAGCAGTCCTGTGTTGGCATCGGCGTCTGTTGCTCAAGGCGCGGGGGGTAATAGCGCTGGAG CTAAGGAGTAG